CGCAACTGATGACGCTGTACGCGAAGCTGGAGCAGGCGGGTATTCCCGCCGGCTCGCCGGCGACCCGACGGCTGTTTAGCAATTGACCGACCCGGCGCGCCGGCGGCCGTTGGCCGTTGGCGGCCGCCAGTCGATGATGGGGTGCTCGGTGCGGCACCTGCGCGAGCCCGGTGCATGGCGCCGGGTTTTTTTGTGCTGTCCGTCCTGTCATAGCGCTTCCGGCGGATGCCGCCGCATGCGGCTTCCTGCGATAATTTCACCATGAACGACCGATTTGCATGTCACGCATGATGTTTCCGCCATCCGCAGACCGCCCGGCCGAGCGTGCCGCCTGGCTGCGCACGGAGCTTGATCGCGCCAATCACGCGTATTACGTGCTCGATCGACCGGAGATCCCGGATGCCGAGTATGACAAGCTGTTCAAGGAACTCGAGCAGATCGAGGCGGACCATCCAGATCTGATCACGCCCGACTCGCCCACGCAACGTGTCGGTGGTGCGGTCGCCGAAGGCTTTGCGCCCATCGTTCACGACGTGCCGATGCTGTCGCTGAACAATGGGTTCGAGGACAGCGACGTCGACGCGTTCGACAAGCGCGTCAGTGATGTGCTGCAGCACGGTGACGTCGAATACGCATGCGAGCTAAAGTTCGATGGCCTGGCAATCTCGCTGCGGTATGAGAACGGCCGCTTCGTGCAGGCTTCCACGCGTGGCGACGGCACGACTGGCGAGGATGTGACCGCGAACGTGCGCACCATTCGGTCACTGCCATTGACACTCAACGGCAACGCGGTGCCGAAAGTCATCGATGTGCGCGGCGAAGTGCTGATGTTCAAGCGCGATTTTGAGCGACTCAACGCGCGGCAGCGCGAGGCGGGCCAGCGTGAATTCGCGAACCCACGCAACGCGGCAGCCGGCAGTCTTCGGCAGCTTGATTCGAGAATCACCGCGAAGCGTCCATTGTCGTTTTTCGCGTACGGCATCGGCGTACTCGACGGCGTGCCGATGCCGGACACGCATTCGGCGCTGCTCGACTGGTACGTCAACATGGGCTTGCCGGTGAACAAGGAACGGGCGGTGGTCCGCGGTGCAGCAGGCCTGCTCGTGTTCTTCCGCGGCGTGGGCGCGCGCCGCGCGTCGCTGCCATATGACATCGACGGCGTCGTCTACAAAGTCAACCGGCGTGACGAGCAGGACCGGCTCGGTTTCGTGTCTCGTGCGCCGCGCTTTGCGCTGGCGCACAAGTTTCCGGCCGAGGAAGCGCTGACCCGGCTGCTGGCGATCGAGGTGCAGGTCGGCCGTACCGGCGCGATCACGCCCGTTGCGCGGCTCGAGCCGATCTTCGTCGGTGGCGCCACGGTGACCAATGCAACGCTGCACAATGAGGACGAGGTACGTCGCAAGGATATCCTGATCGGGGACACCGTCATCGTGCGCCGCGCCGGCGACGTGATTCCGGAAGTGGTCGGTGCTATCAAGGAGCGCCGGCCGGTCGATGCGCGGCCTTTCACGATGCCAACCCACTGTCCGGTCTGTGGTTCCGCGATCGAACGGCTGCCGGACGAGGCGATCGCGCGATGCACGGGCGGATTGGTCTGCGCCGCGCAGCGCAAGCAGGCGTTGTGGCATTTCGCGCAGCGGCGCGCACTC
This sequence is a window from Mycetohabitans rhizoxinica HKI 454. Protein-coding genes within it:
- the ligA gene encoding NAD-dependent DNA ligase LigA: MSRMMFPPSADRPAERAAWLRTELDRANHAYYVLDRPEIPDAEYDKLFKELEQIEADHPDLITPDSPTQRVGGAVAEGFAPIVHDVPMLSLNNGFEDSDVDAFDKRVSDVLQHGDVEYACELKFDGLAISLRYENGRFVQASTRGDGTTGEDVTANVRTIRSLPLTLNGNAVPKVIDVRGEVLMFKRDFERLNARQREAGQREFANPRNAAAGSLRQLDSRITAKRPLSFFAYGIGVLDGVPMPDTHSALLDWYVNMGLPVNKERAVVRGAAGLLVFFRGVGARRASLPYDIDGVVYKVNRRDEQDRLGFVSRAPRFALAHKFPAEEALTRLLAIEVQVGRTGAITPVARLEPIFVGGATVTNATLHNEDEVRRKDILIGDTVIVRRAGDVIPEVVGAIKERRPVDARPFTMPTHCPVCGSAIERLPDEAIARCTGGLVCAAQRKQALWHFAQRRALDIDGLGEKIIDQLVEQSLIRTPADLFSLGFATVAQLDRFADKSAQNLIDSLERARHTTLPRFIYALGIRHVGEATARDLARHFGSLNALIDASEEALLEVNDVGPVVAEAIRHFFSEPHNRMVIEQLRAAGVQWPEGPPAPRKPAGPLAGMTVVLTGTLPTLSREAAKERLEAAGAKVAGSVSKKTNYVVAGADAGSKLTKAEELGIPIVDEEGMRRLLEGEQQ